The following is a genomic window from Cygnus atratus isolate AKBS03 ecotype Queensland, Australia chromosome 8, CAtr_DNAZoo_HiC_assembly, whole genome shotgun sequence.
CCGTTTGTGCCAGGAGAGACGCGCGGCTCCCCTCGGGGACCGGGCAGCGCCGCAGGCTCAGCGGATCTGATCTCACCGCTGCCTTCTGCTCTGGGGGACGCCAAGACTCAAAGCCAGAGCCTTTTGCTCTCCCCTGAGCAAACCAGGCGCTAAGGCCGAGGTTTCAGCGGTCTTATTTCCATCGCTTCCGAGTGCTTGCCAAGACCTGCTCTGCCTCCAAGGCTCCCACGGTCACCCTCGGCACCCGAGCGCCTGCCGGGGCAGGCGAAGCCACGCGTCTAATGTAAACGAGCAAGCAcgacacacacacaagcacacgCTTAAAGCCATCCAGGCCTCCTCTGCACATCACAAAGCAGCAGTAAAGGTTTCAAAGCCCGTCTTAGTCCTTCGCATCTCTTCGTTACAGATGACTCAGAAGCAGGGCTAGGAAGCTCTTTTGTACATTCAACTGTAAAACACGTGAGGAAGAGGAGCGAGACAACTCTCCTGATTGTTGCTACTGCCTACAGCAAGTTTTGGTACAGATATCCTCTCTTATAGGCACTCAGTGGGTAAAACGTAGCCACAACAAACTTGCCATCAAAAATCTTTCCAGTCAGCATTTTTTGGGCAGCTTTGGAATCGCCAGCGTTTGCATATTCAACAAAGAcctgaaaaagagagaggaaaagtaaAGCCTCTGGGGCAGCACGCCACCCGCTCCCTCCCGCCCCTGCGACTGAGGCAACAGTTCCTGAGCaaatttttcccctttatccTCAGTTGAGTCCAGAGCAGTGGAgctaaaaaggaagaagatgcaTGTCTGAACTGCAATTTTAACCCTCGCTCCTCATTTCTGCAGGGAGCGTGTTTGGTAAATGGTGGGAAAATGTATGATGATGCTCGACATCCTCGACAGTTCCTCTGCCACCCTTTGgtttctccccctctctcccctgtTTCAGCTCCTCTCCCAAAGCTGTCCGGGGCCCTCCCAGGTTAGGGAACCCTGCCTAACCGGGGAGGAACCTGTGCTGTCCTTCAAGATGACCAGCTATTTTTAGCACTGTTTTCAGCCAGGAGACTTCCAGAAGCTGAGCAGCAGTCCTGCAGCACACAGCGTCCGTGGGAATTACACGGCCTCCCCCTCCGTTCACTTACTTGGCCTTTACCAGGATTCTCCTTTGGAATAAGCAAGGAAACCACCGGTCCGTATTTCTGACACTCCTCTCTTATGTCTTCCAGGATATCTGAGAGAGAAAAGCGCCGGTTGTCTTTCACATTGCAAACTAGGGTTTGCCAAGAAGCAAAAAAAGGCCAGATGAACACCTCAAGAACTTTCAGTCAACACAGTCTTTTCCTCTCGATTTAAAATAATCAAGGAATGCCACCGCAGAGGCTGACACTGCTCAACAGCCACATAACAGGACAGTGTCTGACCTGAGGCCCAGGGACAGACCTGCAGGCAGCGAATCCCTGACACCAGGCCTCGGAAGCACACAGACAGTGAGTGCCTCTTGCTCACAAAGTCTTCCAGTAGCCAAAACATTCAGAATtcgtgactttttttttggctgctgcaCTTGGAGTAGAGGAATCAAAGTAGCTGCTACAAACTATTCTTTGTGCGAGCAGAACTCGGCCTTTTAAACTCATATCCCCAGAGCTCCCTAGCTTTTGCTGCTCACTTGGATTTGAGAGCAAGCAGACACGTAAATTCCACAGACATACCTTGCCACCTACCGAGTATAGTTTTTGCTACTGTTCATGAACTCGAACaagatttttcagttctgttgagATCTTGGATAAGTCAGCCAGCAAACTTTTGAGGATCCTGTTCCTGGGCTCCACAGAGCCCTGTACatgttcagcagcagctcagagccaCAAACACATCACAGGCTCTGTGAGCATTTAACCAGAcaggaaatttaaaatcaaCCTTCTTTAAAATTTGAGATCCTTCAAGATCTCACTACAAGCTCTGCTCTTTGGCTCAATCTTTCAGTCTTAGCCTATTCCCTGTTGGTGTAGCTGACCCTCTAGGTATCAGAACTCAGCTGAGAAGCTCTTTGGCTACTACTCTTGTCTATTAATAGCTCTTCTGCTTGCTCTCTCACCCCCAAATCGTAATAAAACAGTGAGATGACATTGCTATATGTGAATTGCACAGCACACACCAACCTTCATATTCTTCTTCGCTCTGCAGAGAAGCATCGCTTAGAACGTTTAGCAGCCTCAGCACAGGCGTGGGGAGCATCACCAAATCTTCGATATGGGGAGCTGTTTGACACCCACAGagttagagaaaagaaatcaaaggagCAAGAAAACATGAAGCTGACTCAACATACACAAGAACTGACTGCTCTTTGCAATAGTTTTACTTTGCTCCATCATTACCTGCACTTACAGGTAAtgtattttccccatttccaaCTTATCTTTGCCTGTGTGCTAACAGGCTCTCCCAAAGGATTCAGTGTACTCTGCAATTATACCGAGGCTAGCAcctgaaattgcttttaaaattacaaagctAGGAGCAATTAAGACTAGAATTATGTCTGCTTAGCTCACATTTAGAACTTGACGTGACCTCAAGGGCTGCGGTAGTTGAGCAAACTATCTTTTACGTATATGGCAATGCAAGAAGATGAAAGAATCACTGTGTAACCTGCTCCTCCTGTTACTGGTACCAGACAAGCTGGAAATGGGCCAGAGAGCTTCTGTAACTTCAGTTCTTAAGCTATATGAAGGCATGAGCCTCAGATGACTCTAGGTTATGTTCGGGTTCTTCCCTAAACACCATGTGAAACCCCACCTTCAAAATCCAACTGCAACATGCGGTTTTGAGATCACCATACAACCttacaacagaaaaagggaaaaatatttagctaCTTAACGCAGTGCTACAGACTAAGTCAGTGCCACAAGAGGAAAGTGGGTGAGCACTGATCCTGTGAACAAGTTTACAACGGGCAGAAATAAAGCCCCCTGCCACAGGACCCTTGGCTCTGGAAGAGAACAGGCAGCTCCGCGATGACTTGGAGCAGCGCTGCACAGATCCTCCTGTGCAACGAGGTGGCCAGACTAATGTCAGACTACGAGAACCACATCTGGGAGGACACTCAGGACTTCTAGAAACTCAAAGCAGCAAGGACAGACGATGCCATTTCAACAACAAAAGCTCGATTTCATGTTCCTGAAAGGGACCAGCAGGTCTGTCAATTTAAGATCTGGGAGTCCAACCTGCAGTGCTTCAAGAGCGTGAACACACTTTTATTTGTATCAGCAAGCTACAGCAGCTGAACACAACAGCAGGGCTCATGGGTCtcacatttgaaaatgaaacgggagagaaaagggaagaaatggcCCCGGTTCTCCAGCCTGAGCCTTCTGACTAGCTTTGCAAAGACAGCGGGTGATTACTCCCGTGGAAACACTTTTCCAAGCTAAGCACACAACGCGCATCAAGGAGCTGACATCTTTGCCAGGCACAGGCACGACCTTGATTTTACAGTGCAAGAGGAGATGATAGTCAAGTACACACACTGTAAACCTTCTACCACGTGACACGGAGGAATCCTTATGGAAAGCCTGGAGGATGAAAGGCCTTATCTAGACGATGCCCAGACAGCACTCAGGAACATCTCTTCAAAGAGAGGTgtcccagccagctccaagAGAACTGCTGTGACCATTCTTCCTTAGGGCTGTTGGCAACCAAGAGAGAGCATCAGACAAACAGCGAACTGAAAGCACATTTAACCATTGCCTCAGCCTTATATGCGGCTCCTTTTACTCAAGTACATCTGTCCTTCCTTTCACGTGTCTTTTTGAGAGAAGGGAGACAAACCAACCTCTACAACTCGGAGCCGTCTATCTTCCTATAACCAAGTGACAAAGGCACTTCTTGCAACACCCTTCTGTCCTAGGACAAACTTTctgcccagcacctctgctccCATTCAGAGTCCCAGGTGACGCCCACCGCACTGACGacacagctggctgcagcttACAAGCAGCTCAGGAAAGAAGCTGAGTAACTGGAAAGTCACGTCTTGGCTGTAAACAGCAAGGAAAGCCATTCTCAGCTGTCTTTGCTCTAAACAGAATAACTGTGTCCAAGCGAAAGGTAATGACAGCTCACATTCTGACTTCCTAGGAAAGCAACAGTAAATGCTTCTTTGTGCAGACACGCTTACGTGTAAGCTAGGCAGAGGAGAGAACCAGCAACTAAGAAAAATCGAAGCTGTTTTATAAACTTGTAGCACTAACCACAGAAGCACCTTTCTAGTACAAGAAGGTACAGTTAGAGGTCTGTGTGTTTAAAACTAGATGTGGAAGTACTGCCAAAACACTATTCCCTCTGCTCTAAAGCAAAACTGGCAGAAAGGTTCAGCTCCTTCCATGGAAAGTGGCTTTGATTACAACAGCCCCAGCTTCTGAAATGCAAGAGAAGTTTTAAAACCAGGATGAGCTGCTTACCTTTGCCAATACAAAGGGATGCCAACATCTAGATGCAGCCTCGGAAGATGTGATATTTAACAGCCTTCACTGCAAGCTACACCAAGCAGCTTACGAAAAGCAAGGCCCACAGAGAGAATACTAGCCCAGCAAGAAGCTGGATGCCTGAAACGTTGATTTATGCTGCAGAAAAACTGGATGCAGAGCTCTTTGCCGGTCCTCTGAGAGCCAGCAATCTCTGAAGAATGCTACTGTGGAGcttttggaacagaaaatggGGAGGGATATGAGCCGAAACAGGGCAGGCCCTGCCCACCTTCTGCTGCCAGTCTGCAGTCTGCATGGGGGGGTTCTGGGGGAACACGCAGTCCTGGGGAACACCTCCTTTTTCCTCAATTGAAGAGAAAGTGCTAGATCAAAGCGACAGTGACAACTGTCTGACCTGCCACGTGGACGTGAGGAAAGGCAGGCCCTGACCTCCTCCGTGACCTTTGTCACTGCAAACGTAGGCTCACACTCTCCTGGACAGGCCCCAAGACAGGCTCCAGCACCAGAACACACTGGGACTGCTCGGCCTgcaaggaggaggcagcagcagaggcaacCACCAGCCACTGCCCTGCTTGCTCCCATTCCCAGCTTCTGAACTGGGAAACTCTCGGCATCGTAAAAGCCATCAGCCTCCCATGAATAGCACAGCACTCTTAAAAAGCACCTTAAGGGTCATAATGCCAGCTAAGTGCCTTGTCTACGTCTGTCCCCCCAGCTGAATAATGTTGTCAGCACACCCTTGGTCAGTTTGATCTGAGCAGGATTTAGAGGGAGTCCACCAAGGAAAAGCGGCAGCCCACACGGCCACAGGAACAGGGTAGCTCTGAGAGCAAGGGCAACACTCTGACCTGTCTGCCGTGGTACCAGAGGGCTGACAAGTGCCACAACACCACGGAGCAGCAGCGAGGACAGAACCAGAAGCAGCTGCAcacccctgctgctcccagtaTACGCGGACAAAGCTGCGAGCAGGGCCGATGTGCACAGCTTACCAAAGGGAATGCTGAAGAACGGGCTGCATAAAGCCTTTTCAGCGGAGGCTCGCTTTCCTTGGTCACAATGAAGCATGCTGCAAGAGAAGAGAGATCCTTATGCTCCTGCATGAGACATTCCTGCATCAAATTCAACTTGGGCTGGAAGCCAGCACCGAGGAATAGCCTATCTTTCGGGTGCTTATGGTACAAAGAGAACAGTCAAGAGCACGTCTTCCAATTCACAGCTTAAGCACACCAGAAGGGTCCCTTGAGAGCGTTTCAAGTACATAATACAGGAGGTTTTGCTTTGAGATGTCTTTCAGCACCAAATTATGGAAGTTGCTCACTTAGAATTTCACAATGAACACTACATGTTCCAGCTCCACCTCTCCAGGCCACTCTGCTCCTGTCTCAGACACACATGCAGTCTCATAAAAGTGATCGTACTTCAAGAAGCTCCCACATCTCGTCAAAAATGGGATTCGGAGCAGCTAATAATACAGGGCTAATGAAAGCACAGCTAATATAGCTAATGCTTGCACTTGTGACTAGCATAGCGGcaaggacattaaaaaaaaagtggtaggTGTGGGCTCCAAGGCGCAAGACTTCACAGGGCACATCTTTAAGCAACGCTTAGTAAATGCAGGAAGATACCTTTTGATAAGGTCTCTGAGGTGATAAGCTGGAATGGCTGAATTAACCACCCCTTCACTGGCAAAAATGCGGTCGATGATGGCAGAACTGTTtgcctgggaagaaaaataagtggtAATTAGGGATGAAAGGAAATAGTAGTGCAATAGCAGCCATCATCCATGTATGTTGTTCCTCTGTCTGCGCGGCACTACAGCCAGCACAATTAACTTCCCAATTCTTGGGGAGACACAGGCTCCGAACACAGAATCCTGGAGCTGTAGGATTTCAGTAGCCTGAACACAGGCAGTGTTCAGACACGTCAGTCCCACAGGGCAGGCAGGTCTCTAAGGCTTTGAAACCTTAATTCCCAGGACAATAGGATTACAGACACATCAAGGAAACACTCTCTAGTTGCCAGGTGCTACCTTACAAATCCAAGGTGCAcacaagcagcaggaggacTTGCTTGGCATAAGCAAGAACGCCCACAGCAGTTCTCACTCACCTTCCATTCCTGAGATTGGACTGTATGTTTCAGTTTCATTCCTGAGAACATTTCCAGTAAAACGATTCCCAGACTCCACAGATCCACAGCAGAGGTACACTCCGTCTCGCTCTGGagccctgcctgtgccaggcAGTTCTGCAGTTCTGCCTCTGGAGCCCGATACCCGTCTGTTTGAATATACTTCACATCCTACAGAAGgccaaacaaacacaaaaaaggttaattttgcCGATACAGGCTCTCTGCCCTAACCTTAAATCAGTCTGCAGAGGCACGTCCAAACGGGTCACCAAAATACCGCTGCTGACTTGACAGAAAGCATCGTACAGCCAGTCGTGTTAGAAGGCAGTTCAGCTTGCTGTACTGCTGTGTtgatgaagggggaaaaaaatggaggagaaCACATCTAGCTAAACAGCAGCCACCCCGCGAGCATCTGAGCTCTCTGAACGACAGCACTGCCTGGAGGAAGTGGCTGGATGTCACGGTGGACTGGCCTGTTAACCTTGTGCAAGCACGGAGGACACTGGAAGCTTCAGGATAAGGGCGGTGCACCCACAGCACGCTCCCACATCAGCTGTACGAGAGCACAAAACGCTCAGAATGAGCAGTGAGGATCAGTAACAGCTTCCATTGCTCAAGTGCTGCTGTTCTCTGGAACACAacattaaaagaacaaagcaggCATCTACCACTCAGACAAGGAAATTATCAAAGGCGCTTCCCACgcgcctcttcctcctctccccttgcaGAGGGAAGTGCTGCAGCAATCAATACCTGCTCAGCCGCTGTGGCTGGCAGAGGCAAATACCCACACGCTGtctgattaaaagaaaacaggaaaatcacagaatcacacaagGGCTGACTGGAGAGGTGCTCAGAAGGTCTCCAGTCCGACCTCCTGCTCACAGCCGATGCCAGATCAGTCGGCCGCGGTTTTGTCAAGTCCTTCGAATGCCCGATGACAAACTGGATGCTGGGTCTTTCTGATATACGAGGGCTCGTTTTAAATGCCCTGATGTGACTCGAGGAATGACAGAAGAATATGCAAGCTTACTTCCTGGAGAAGGCACAGGATTGGGAATTCTTAGCCGTGGAATATATTCAAACCAAAGTTAGCTGGCTCTCCAATTGGAAATAAAGACtacaaaaggcatttttaggCAACAGAGCTTAGAATTGTTtcataaaccaaaaaaatagaTACACAAATTGCTCAGTAGGGTACTGCCTCCAACCAGCAAAGAGCAAAACCTCTAGCCtggtgaaagcagcagcttaGCAGCCCCACCAAACAACACTCTGAGACACGGAAAACGCCGTGGTCAACGCCACCAGCAAAAATAGAGAGAGGGAATTTCACTCCTGCTATCTGAAGTATTTTCAGAGATTCGTGTGGCTGAGACCTTGCTCTGTGTACAGCCAGTCCCTGTTAAACAGTAACCGCAGAAAGTTATGCAAGAATAAGCTGAGCAGAGTTGTCCCAAATGCAAGGAACACGGTCTTGACTCAGATAAGGAATTCATACATGTACGCAGCTGGACACGGCaggggcggggaggaggggcTGATAGCCAGTAGGTATTCAAAGCAGGGTCAGAAGGTTCACCCCAACAGGCAGCATATTTACGGGAACCAGAGAAGGAAACTCAGCCCAAAGAAGGCAGACTGGAAGGAACAGTCgaagcaaataaaatgcacaATCAAGTATTATGAGGCAACTCCCAGAGCGAGCAGCAAAACACagacctgaagaaaaaaaaaatatctgcccCAGACACAGGACACCAGGAGAGTGTTTTCTGCTGATAGACAGCAGCAGATTACCAGCACGAAACGGTGCTCAGCCAAGAGTGTGGGAGGACCAAAGCACAACACGGAGGAGTTGTTAAGGAGTGCACACGTTAAAATCTGATGTTGTACTAAACCATTCAGGGACAGGTCACCCACGCAGTCCTCAGATATTCGCGGATCAGCGAGCTTTACTGTCAATACCAGgtaaaacagtcaaaaaaaaaaaatctgaaaacctCTTAGATGAGAAGAGTGCAAGGAGAAGCCAGGACACTGTGTGTAAAGAAGAGTCATAGCTCACTTACGACTTACTGCCCATTGCCCAGTGATTAAAGGATAATTTGCTACAGGGCTATCTGATAAAAAGCTTTACTGATACCCCTCACAGAAGGTTCCTAAGAGAGGGAGGGATGAAAGGAAATTCTGTCAAGCCAACAGCAGAACCTCCCCAGGCTCTCTGTAGACAGTCCCTCTGCTTTCACTGGAGGCCACAGAAGGGAATAAAAGGGGAAAGGACAAACTTACAAAACCCGTTATCACCGAAATAAACAAGTGACAGTATGAAGAGGGAGTGAAAGCTCAGCGaacaggaagagcagagcagaacaggcACAGATCTGTCCACGTCAGGACAGAACAGACGCTGCCTAGCCACAATCAGGGCTTTGGTCAACCCAGTCACGTGGGAAAGAAACATCCAGACTTAAAAAGGGAAGCTGCTGAAGATAGGATGAAAGTAAAGACAAGAACAAGGACGCCACTAGAGATAATGCAATTGACCGATGGCGAAGCCTGGATTACTACTACATACGATAAGGGATGATAAAAGAGATCCTACAGATCTGGCAGCTCTCGCTCATCTGACCACATGAAAACTAGCAAACTTTCCAGGAAGCTGAATCGTTAACTCTGGAATCTACGGTTGTGGGTAGCACGAGGACTGACATCAACAGTAACCAGAGACACGCTGGGAGAACGGGAACACCGGCTTCTGTTTCACGGGCCAGACCA
Proteins encoded in this region:
- the UHMK1 gene encoding serine/threonine-protein kinase Kist encodes the protein MSGCVWGAAPPPPLLLEALGRLWEVQAPLGSGSSASVYRVRCCGDPRAPPGAVKEFVAPPARPGPARRPAARPAAAADCAEYGFRKERAALEHLRGHRNIVTLYGVFTNHYSANGPSRCLLLELLDISVSELLLHSSNQGCSMWMIQHCARDVLEALAFLHHKGYVHADLKPRNILWSAEEECFKLIDFGLSFKEGNQDVKYIQTDGYRAPEAELQNCLAQAGLQSETECTSAVDLWSLGIVLLEMFSGMKLKHTVQSQEWKANSSAIIDRIFASEGVVNSAIPAYHLRDLIKSMLHCDQGKRASAEKALCSPFFSIPFAPHIEDLVMLPTPVLRLLNVLSDASLQSEEEYEDILEDIREECQKYGPVVSLLIPKENPGKGQVFVEYANAGDSKAAQKMLTGKIFDGKFVVATFYPLSAYKRGYLYQNLL